The Tursiops truncatus isolate mTurTru1 chromosome 9, mTurTru1.mat.Y, whole genome shotgun sequence DNA segment GCTTTGACacaaaatgtcaaatatttataataaaatattaaagttaagTACAGTGAAATGTATGAAATATTGAAAGGATTATCAACCTTGTTGGAGTCCTTGTATAGCATAGGAATGTCTATATTCATTGATAACATGAAAAACTTAACATTTCTCTTTAGATTGAAAGCCCAAATAGAATcgatttaaaatttaaagcactTCTAGTAAGAAATTTCAGCACTGTGTAAGTTAAACATGGAGTGAAAaccatatttattactttttttctcatgtttttctgTTAAGAACTTTCTTAGACTCTGAGGTGTTTAATTGAACTCAACAAATATCTGcaaaaatttaatttgaatttttgggCTGTTTAGCTCTTACAGTGAAGCCAAATCTGAGTGCTATATTAAATGTATAGcaataattatatgtattttcctaGCTCGTGATATGAGGAATCTTGCATTTCAATATATTATTCTTACACTCAAGATCATCTGACTTCAAATGAAGAACTCTATTTCAGAGCACCGCTTGAATATAGACTATAACCCACCTGGGGATTAGAACTAAGCTGATTGTCAGTTATGCAACCTGGTATTAGTGTCCTTGTTATTTTCCACGGAATAAAAAGGCAACATGAAAGAGAGTCTTTGCTACTAGTATCTAGCTTTTATACAGCTGCCCTTGGCATTTGTCATAGCGCAAgagaagagaaatacagattGTAAGGTGAAATCCATAGAAGATTCAAAATCACTGTGGTCAGTAGATAGAGGCATGACAGCCATGCTGTTAAGAAGACACTGGAGTCCAGTGTACTTGGATTCTATCTATTGATAAATAGCTGTATGACTTGgatagttacttaacctctttgggcttcagtttctttgtCCTCATGTAAAAGGAAAGTTGTTAGAGGTTTaagtaaatatgtgtgtgtgtttgtatacatatatacgtgtatatatatatacacttaaggtatatacatatatgatatgtatgtatctttaatatatatcatatatgaaCCATAAGATATACATTACTtagaattaaatacatatatacttgagatagatatataaataatatattcatttaggATATACATGGCTATGTACATATATTCACTTACAATTATACATATACGATAATAGAACAGTTCTTGGCAGGTGGTAAGCACTACTTAACtattaactattattttattgCCTTATCAGTTCTATATCTGAACTACTAATGAGTAACAAAGTTGATTGACCTGATGGTTCTTTCCTTTCCctgctttttctttaaaggttCAAAGTTGCAGCAAAATGTTACTTTTAAGAGATTGAGTAAACACAGAATGAGAAGCCCTAAAGCAAGGTGCTGAGTTAATAGACAGGATAATCACTTCCTGAATACAGATGAACGAGCTCTTTGTAGAACTAGCAGGGGGACTGTTAATGGGCTTTTGTTTTAGAGAGGATGGATTGAGGGAGAGGCCTGATGAGAGCCCTTACAACATCTGCCTCCCTCCTTGCCTATTACTGAAACAGTAGCCTTGCAAATAAGTATAATCACATATAAATCAAaacactagactgtgagctctatCAGGACAGAGATTTTGTCTATGTTGAGTCACTGCTGTCTCCACAGGGTCCAGGCAAGTGCCTGACAAACAGCAGGTTCACAATAactatttcttgaatgaatgaaaaatcttGACCTTTCCTTTAAATAGGATTaacaggaaaagcaaaacaaacaaaatagcaGGCTTTCCTACTTCCTGATGGATTTCTGACCCCAAGAATGCTGGTAAGCAGATTAAGCAGGGTTGAGGAGGAGCATGTGAATGACAGCAGTGTGAATACGTACATTTAGCAAGTATTCCAGAAGCCACGGATTTGCTTAAGGCTTCACAGGAATGTGTGGTGTGGAGAGGTGCCGCACTCAACTCTGATTCATGCACATGTGACACATTTGAATCACAAGTATTTTGTCCAGCAGCTAACTTTAGTGTCTATACTTATACTTTTTCTCTCCCCAGGTTTTCAGAAACCTTTTTCACAAAGTGATACTTTTACTCTCTGCAAACATTTAGCTTACTTTAGCTTTCTACTCAACCTTTGACTGGCTAACACTATCAGTGTGACAGGATTTATTTCacaggtggggtttatcctatAGCATTACTTATAGTTTACCTCACGACCTCGGACTGtagattaaaataatataacattCTTAGAGCTATGCCTGACTTAAATCTGAATGCATGTTCATTTTTACTGTCATAGCAAACatgtttttgaaaacagaaagaagtcCCTTTTTATAGCATAGGCAAACTAATAATTTGAATAGGAATATATGTTCAGTTATGCACACCATaagttttcctaattttctttgtAATGAAAACTGAGAAGGTATTAGTCATCCTTGGATGAGCCATACTCAGTTCTACTTGACTTTtctaaatataatgaaaacacagcaaataaatttaaagtacatTATTAATTGATTAGATATGATTTCTTAAAATGGTTTACATCATCTCTTTTAACTTCCATTCTTCCAAGCTTCCAGACATTAATAATGAGTCACCAAAAAGCTATCATTGATTTATAATGCACATTACTACATCGGACTTGGCCCAAGAAATCTGTATGGGccccaaaggaaacagaaaaatgtttacaACTGAGCCATGGCAGAAATAGGCTGAAAACACATATCTGTATTCTCCAAAAACAATTAGGGCTAATGTAATTAAAGTGAATATTCCGGTTCATTTTATTCCATGGAACTGTTTCACTCTTGAAGCCCCATGTAGGAAAGAGTCTTTATGGTTAGAACACTACTGAGGGTGGTATAATTTTGCTTGGCCCTTGTACACGTAAAGTAAACATTTTACATTATTGCACAGGGACAAAAATTTACAGCCAGAGGTGACACAGGATCCGATTAAAGTTAACACACTTGGCGTTTAAGGCTAACCCACATAGGAAAGCAATCATTCCCAGGATGGAGATCAAATATCTTAACACAGTGTTACCTGTCTGAGTTGCTAGAAAAGATTTCTTATCTAAAGATTGATCCATAgcatatgttttcaaatttgtcAGTCTCTTTTCATTTGTGTGCTAGACAGAGGCACTTTAAGAGCTATTAACTGTAGTCTCAGGAGTACAAGACTGGTTTTCAGCAGTCATTGGTAAATATGGCAAGGAATTAAAATGACATtggattaaaaagaaagtaaacaaatcaTTAAATCAGAAAATTTCACCAAATCTTGTAAAAATCACTGGTCTCTGAGTTGAAGAActtcctcacttaaaaaaaaaaagaaaaaagaaaaatcagtggcTATCCCCCCACCCAAATAAGTGAATACTACAGCTTTTCGATGTTAAGGTATGATGGTTTTGCTGTTTGGGCTAGTGagggttttaaaatattgacGAGTTAAGTACTTTGAGTTATGTTTCCAGCAATATTTCAAAGTATTGTAGTATTATGCAGAAATTCCaaatagaaaaactaaaatatcGAATAAAACAGGTTGAAAAAGTTtagtaaaatgtataaaaattaaaaggctaaaaaacaaaaacaaaaccaaaaaaacctcacCGCGTTTTAAGTGtgtaaaaataaatcacattcaTTCATGGAAATCCAGtgatcgttttttttttttttttttttggtcttagttAGTTGGTACGTACTGCACCTGCCACAACACGTTGGAAAGTAGGTCCTGGTACACACTAAGGAATATCCAACCAGGTAAATACATCAGGGTGATAAGGCCCATGAAATTGAGCGGATAGTGAGAATAGTCCCAGGAACAAGCGCCCCAAGTGCGGAGTCCCAGACCCCAGGACAACTCCCACGCGTAGATGAAGATCACGTAGAAGGGCACTCGCTTCCAGGTGCCCCAGCCCCGACTGTAGTGGAGGTGGAAGTAGAGCTTTTCCACCACGAAACTGCAGCTGCCGTACATAAAGAAGGACCAGAGAGACGTGTGGCCGCTGCTTGTCCCGTCCCCCTGGCCCAGCAGGTTAAagaagaatgtgaagaaaatCTCATCCAAAAAGCCGTGCATTCCGAAGAAAAGAAAGCGGAGCAGGTCCGGCAGCCCCTGGCTGGGGGCTCCCCCGGCGCCCCTGGGGCCGCGAGGTCTCCGCCGCCGGCCGCCGGCTGCCGCAGGGACCCGGGCGCCTGCAGGGGCGGGGGGCGCGCCCCGCAGcagctgttgctgctgctgctgccgcggCTGGTACCGTAAGCGCAGGAAACGCTTCAGGAACACTTGGCAGTGGTAGAGCGCCAGCACGTACTGCAGCGCCAGGTCCAGCGCCCCCGGCGCCGCTGCGCCCCCCGGCCCGCCGCCCTGGTTGAGCAACGCGCCCGCCAGGGTCTGCAGCCCCACGTGGGCCGAGGGGTAGAGGAGGAAATTGAAGACGAAGGCGCTGGGGCAGCGCCGCTGCTGCAGGTAGACCTTCTCCAGGGCAAAGTGGGTGAGCGAGTGCAGGAGGCAGTGGTAGGGCGAGGAGAAGCCCAGCATCCGGAGGTCGGGGCTGCGAACGAAGCGCCGCGCCGCAGACAGGAGCACGTCCAGGGTGATCCCGTGCATCCCGTAGAAGTAGAGGCGCATCCAGGCGGGCAGCGCGGCGCCCTCGGCCGGCGCTTCAGCAGTGGACAGCGGCTCGGGGCGGCTGACGGCTGCCTCGCCTCCCGGTCCGCCGGGGGCCCCCGAAAGCCTCGCCGCGCCGCCCCTCCGCGTGCGACCCTCGTCGTCCGCGTCCCTGCCGGCCATCGACTCAGAGGCTGCCGGGGCGCCCGAGCCCGCGCcaccgctgccgccgccgctgccgggTGCGCGGAGCTGCGGGGCCGAGAGGCCGAGCCCCGCGCCGCCTCCCGGACGCTGCCGGCCCCCGGGGGGCGCGCGGGGAGCTCCGTCCCGGCCGCAGCCGGGCGGCGGCCGGAGCTGCTGCGATTGGGGGATGCGCGGGCCGCCCGCCTCGCGGAGTCCCCCCGCCGCGGCCCCGCCGCGCCCTCGTCTCCAGTCCCGGGCGAGGTGCCGCCGGCCAGCGCCCGCGCTCACCCTGCGCGGCCTATCGGGCGCCGAGGCCCGGCGAGGTGCAGTGGCGCCGGGGCCGAGGGGAGAAATGCAGAGGCTGGTGCAAACCCCATCTCCTCCGCGGCGCAGCCCCGCCGCCTCTGCTGCAGGCTCTAGAAGCGTAACGCGAGCAGCGACGCCCCTTCCCCCGGCCCTCCCCATGCCCCTCTCAGCCCGTGTCGACCTCTCCCGCCTTCGCAGTCCCCCCTCCACGCCCCAGCCCTCCGCGCTGAGTCCCGCGGGGGTCCGCTGGGGAAGGCCCGGCCCTGCCTCTCCGACCGCGTACCACGCTCCGCACCCGCTCCCCGCCCGGGCCGGAGGCGTTTGCTGGGGCGGAGGCTCCGAGTGGAGAAACACCCAACAGGTGTGACTGCGAGCTGGTGGGCATCCCTTTTATCGAGGAACCAGGGCGAGGGCCTGGCTGGCGGAGACGAATGGCCGAGTGCCACCGACCAGAGGCTGGGCCTGAGACCGAACTATGGTGCTGTATACTTAATGTCCTTATTCAAAGCCAGCTGTGTCCCAGTCACAGAGAATAAACCGGAGACTGCAGGCCGGCGCGCCCCTGCGTTTCCCTGCTTGGGAAGTATTGCCGCGGGGCCTGGTCCTCTTTGTCAATCTTTCTGCCTGGCCAGTCGGCTTGCGGCGGCTTGTTTGCTCCGGGCCGGGGACCGAGATTCAGAGTCCGCCAGAAGTTATGAAATGATTGGAGGCCAGCTGGGTCGGGCATTGCTTTATCTTAAATCAAGAGTAGTACCTTTGCTCACACTGGCACACCCCAGTGGCCACTTTTTCTCCTTGCAGAAGAACTAGGTCATCCCAAAAATGGAGAGTGAAAAAGAGAgcggggatttttttttttttttttttttttaggtggagAGGGTGAGGGACTCCAGAATTTTGGTGTTTGCTCCACTGTTTTTCTCCAATTTTGAATCAGGCTTAGAATTGGAGACAACCTTAGAGATAAATTATACTGacagctccccccaccccgccaaaacaaacaaaccaaaaaaaaaaaaaacccccaaaacccatAGATCATGTCTAGGCACAAACTAGATAACAGATCTAATTTGTAAGTTCAGATGTTTCCTGGGTGGAAAGCtttctggggatttttttttcctcgggaaaataaatattctgaggcagtcctccattttttttttgttggtttttttcggtacgcgggccactcaatcttgtggcctctcccgttgcggagcacaggccccggacgcgcaggctcagcggccatggctcacgggcccagccgctccatgacatgtgggatcttcccggaccggggcacgaacgcgtgtcccctgcatcggcagggggactctcaaccactgcgccaccagggaagcctcagtcctccatttttaaagtaactttctcTCTACTCTCTCCCCTTCATTTCAACCCCTTATATTACAATCAGTCTGTGGTTACTAAATTGTCGGTGAgttagggaaga contains these protein-coding regions:
- the TMEM229A gene encoding transmembrane protein 229A — protein: MAGRDADDEGRTRRGGAARLSGAPGGPGGEAAVSRPEPLSTAEAPAEGAALPAWMRLYFYGMHGITLDVLLSAARRFVRSPDLRMLGFSSPYHCLLHSLTHFALEKVYLQQRRCPSAFVFNFLLYPSAHVGLQTLAGALLNQGGGPGGAAAPGALDLALQYVLALYHCQVFLKRFLRLRYQPRQQQQQQLLRGAPPAPAGARVPAAAGGRRRRPRGPRGAGGAPSQGLPDLLRFLFFGMHGFLDEIFFTFFFNLLGQGDGTSSGHTSLWSFFMYGSCSFVVEKLYFHLHYSRGWGTWKRVPFYVIFIYAWELSWGLGLRTWGACSWDYSHYPLNFMGLITLMYLPGWIFLSVYQDLLSNVLWQVQYVPTN